From the genome of Aspergillus chevalieri M1 DNA, chromosome 8, nearly complete sequence, one region includes:
- a CDS encoding uncharacterized protein (COG:S;~EggNog:ENOG410PQ0F;~TransMembrane:1 (i12-33o)): MLSRMEGLRGFLGIGGMFLFELFCLVFISFLSVEAELTLWDVYRTTKAAVTGFPSACHGRFDTEYEARRFIEEWKDAYADIWRLAIRQGLDEKWRPEDLKVDLEKVLNRVDDGRVKDEDEESICSQFEDLELDRRRRDSGVRSRSLV; encoded by the coding sequence ATGCTGTCGCGCATGGAAGGACTACGGGGGTTTTTAGGGATTGGAGGTATGTTCCTCTTCGAGTTGTTCTGTCTTGTTTTTATCTCGTTTCTGTCAGTAGAGGCGGAACTGACCTTATGGGATGTGTATAGGACGACAAAGGCAGCGGTCACCGGGTTCCCCTCCGCGTGTCATGGGAGATTCGACACTGAGTACGAAGCGAGGCGTTTTATCGAGGAATGGAAAGATGCGTACGCGGATATATGGCGACTGGCAATCAGACAAGGATTGGATGAGAAATGGAGACCAGAGGATTTGAAGGTGGACCTCGAGAAGGTTCTGAATAGAGTTGATGATGGGAGGGTcaaggatgaggacgaagaaAGTATTTGTTCGCAATTCGAAGACTTGGAGTTGGATAGAAGAAGGAGGGATTCGGGAGTGAGAAGTAGATCTTTGGTCTAG
- a CDS encoding uncharacterized protein (COG:S;~EggNog:ENOG410PJGH;~InterPro:IPR000383,IPR008979,IPR013736,IPR029058;~PFAM:PF08530;~go_function: GO:0008239 - dipeptidyl-peptidase activity [Evidence IEA];~go_function: GO:0016787 - hydrolase activity [Evidence IEA]) has translation MMGNSWLAISQINFASRFTHPNLKAIAPWEALTDPYDHSLCRGGVPSAHFFQMIISGFAGGNKAEDLGSMITKRPLFDEFWESKRISPERIRDVPMYLTASYSTGLHCEGSFETFERAQMQRKWLRVHNTQEWHDIYKPEVLDDLQRFYDFYAKGIQNGWETDTPRVRLSLLGYENSPARTVVERPEEEWPPARQTMRKYYLDASTRSLTTSNLENVSSISHEGHSLTASSDFTIHFTEYTELCGRPYAKLYMSCPSHTDFDVRIQLRKLSSTGQLLESLNWSPMPKLAPEVPDVNVAKHLGQQGMLRASHHVSLLPESEKNGFPRYDHKSRQDIPAGTVIPLLIPIWPIGMVFEAGEGLMLRISGHDMSLPEVEMMRLQEPVDENIGLQVVHTGGEYASFLVVPVI, from the exons ATGAT GGGCAACTCATGGCTCGCAATCTCCCAAATCAACTTCGCCTCGCGCTTCACTCATCCGAATCTCAAGGCCATCGCTCCCTGGGAAGCCCTAACTGATCCCTACGACCACAGTTTATGCCGCGGCGGTGTACCATCTGCGCATTTCTTCCAGATGATTATTAGCGGCTTTGCCGGGGGTAATAAAGCAGAAGACCTGGGCAGTATGATTACGAAGAGGCCGCTGTTTGATGAGTTCTGGGAAAGTAAGAGGATCTCTCCGGAGAGGATTCGGGATGTGCCGATGTATTTGACGGCGTCGTACTC GACTGGATTGCATTGTGAGGGTTCGTTCGAGACATTTGAGCGTGCGCAGATGCAGAGAAAGTGGCTGAGGGTGCATAACACGCAGGAAT GGCATGATATATACAAGCCAGAGGTCTTAGACGACTTACAACGATTCTACGACTTCTACGCCAAGGGCATACAAAACGGCTGGGAGACTGATACTCCGCGGGTCCGATTGAGTCTTCTTGGCTACGAGAACAGCCCCGCGAGAACCGTCGTCGAGAGGCCGGAAGAGGAATGGCCTCCTGCTCGCCAAACAATGAGAAAGTACTACCTCGACGCATCCACTCGCTCACTGACCACCTCAAACCTTGAGAATGTCTCCAGCATCAGCCACGAGGGCCATTCCCTAACTGCATCATCT GACTTTACCATTCATTTTACCGAATACACAGAGCTCTGCGGCCGCCCCTATGCAAAACTCTACATGTCTTGCCCTTCGCACACAGACTTCGATGTCCGCATCCAACTCCGCAAACTATCCTCCACCGGCCAACTCCTAGAATCCCTTAACTGGAGTCCCATGCCAAAGCTTGCACCCGAGGTTCCAGACGTCAATGTTGCAAAGCATCTCGGACAGCAGGGTATGCTTCGCGCGTCGCATCATGTTAGTCTTCTCCCCGAATCAGAAAAAAATGGATTCCCGCGCTACGATCACAAATCTAGACAGGATATCCCCGCTGGTACGGTTATTCCGTTACTGATTCCCATTTGGCCCATTGGTATGGTTTTCGAAGCCGGGGAGGGATTGATGTTGCGGATATCGGGACACGATATGTCGTTGCCGGAggtggagatgatgaggttgcAGGAGCCGGTGGATGAGAATATTGGGTTGCAGGTTGTGCATACGGGTGGGGAGTATGCGAGCTTTTTGGTTGTGCCTGTTATTTGA
- a CDS encoding uncharacterized protein (COG:S;~EggNog:ENOG410PJGH;~InterPro:IPR000383,IPR029058;~go_function: GO:0016787 - hydrolase activity [Evidence IEA]) has protein sequence MARFPDLTYKPLTHPSSHPVFKYNGFHPNKTYLLPKGHVRESGYQASPIDVIWQRDTAIEMRDGIKLYADVFRPATTNEDNKVPAIIPWSPYGKVGTGSQTYDNMGPWRMGIPFQALSGYETFEGPNPLEWCGRGYAVVDVDARGAGNSEGDVAFWGEQAR, from the coding sequence ATGGCTCGATTCCCCGATCTCACTTACAAACCTCTAACTCATCCCTCTTCCCACCCTGTCTTCAAATACAACGGCTTCCACCCAAACAAAACCTACCTTCTACCAAAAGGCCATGTCCGTGAATCCGGCTACCAAGCCTCCCCCATTGACGTAATCTGGCAACGAGATACAGCCATTGAAATGCGCGATGGCATCAAGCTCTACGCAGACGTCTTCAGACCTGCAACCACAAACGAAGACAACAAAGTCCCCGCGATCATCCCCTGGAGTCCGTACGGAAAAGTCGGTACTGGATCGCAGACATATGATAATATGGGACCATGGAGAATGGGGATTCCGTTCCAGGCGTTAAGTGGCTATGAGACGTTTGAGGGACCGAATCCGCTTGAGTGGTGTGGCCGGGGGTATGCGGTTGTGGATGTTGATGCGAGGGGGGCGGGAAATTCGGAGGGGGATGTTGCTTTTTGGGGGGAGCAGGCTCGTTGA
- a CDS encoding NAD(P)-dependent oxidoreductase (COG:S;~EggNog:ENOG410PMK4;~InterPro:IPR036291,IPR016040;~TransMembrane:2 (i184-200o206-225i)), with amino-acid sequence MMSTPFRSHKSKRTSRSHKKKTDRGLPPLRIAVLGPTGQCGSCIVDELLYRGHDVVGVSRNPPEAWKEGENSAHRGVYESVAVDVRDEGMLRDVFSSGFDAIVCAFAPGIRDLKSVYENGVEGHGRVKRALLRSSHSGSFIVIGAGSLHTMNRRQLVDETGFAYSWWYIWPDEHFNYMRVRARAHGNFFFSLFIAGFRWARNNVEHPGWFSWLFRPIAWTYLFLAKRKLTSPQTRSLITSTRTALTMWEGVREKKWTFLSPPGQLRDQGVRTGRYKIFIDSEEDPAVEAVDGAIYNEDLAVAVADEIEGPRMTFLHWSVVGRVGLAAW; translated from the exons ATGATGTCCACCCCCTTCCGCAGCCACAAGTCCAAACGCACCTCTCGCAGCCACAAAAAGAAAACCGACCGCGGCCTCCCACCCCTCCGCATAGCCGTCCTAGGCCCAACAGGCCAATGCGGCAGCTGTATCGTCGACGAGCTATTATACCGAGGTCATGATGTGGTGGGTGTATCGCGGAATCCGCCAGAGGCCtggaaagaaggagagaatTCTGCACACAGGGGTGTGTATGAGAGTGTCGCTGTGGATGTGAGGGATGAGGGGATGTTGCGAGATGTGTTTTCGAGTGGTTTTGATGCGATTGTCTGTGCTTTTGCGCCAGGGATTAGGGATTTGAAGAGTGTTTACGAGAATGGGGTTGAGGGGCATGGGAGGGTGAAGAGAGCGCTTTTGCGGTCGAGTCATAGTGGGAGTTTTATCGTTATTG GAGCGGGGTCGCTTCATACGATGAATAGAAGACAGCTAGTTGACGAAACTGGCTTTGCGTATAGTTGGTG GTACATTTGGCCCGACGAGCATTTCAACTACATGCGCGTGCGCGCCAGAGCCCACggcaacttcttcttctccctatTCATCGCCGGCTTCCGCTGGGCGCGAAACAATGTCGAGCACCCAGGCT GGTTCTCATGGCTCTTCCGTCCCATAGCATGGACCTACCTCTTCCTCGCAAAACGCAAACTCACTTCCCCCCAAACCCGCTCCCTGATAACCTCCACCCGCACAGCCCTGACAATGTGGGAAGGCGTCCGCGAAAAGAAATGGACCTTCCTATCGCCTCCGGGCCAGCTACGCGATCAAGGCGTTCGGACCGGGCGATATAAGATATTCATAGATTCGGAAGAGGATCCAGCCGTGGAGGCTGTCGACGGCGCGATATATAATGAGGATTTGGCGGTTGCGGTCGCGGATGAGATCGAGGGCCCGCGGATGACGTTTTTGCATTGGAGTGTCGTTGGGAGGGTTGGGTTGGCTGCTTGGTAG
- a CDS encoding uncharacterized protein (COG:I;~EggNog:ENOG410PJJ4;~InterPro:IPR036188,IPR002938;~PFAM:PF01494,PF13450;~TransMembrane:1 (o6-25i);~go_function: GO:0071949 - FAD binding [Evidence IEA]) translates to MGAAKPFHVAIIGGGIAGITLAIALHHRNIPLTIYEQAPAFGEVGAGVSFSPNAVQAMKVCHDGIHKAFEKVCTRNLWPSKQDVWFDYLDGSNSAEQEPGKGQEIKFTIRNGLGQNGVHRAHFLDEMVRLIPEGIARFNKHLESVGEGESGRLAMRFSDGSVEEADVVIGCDGIKSKVRGLSVGESHPSAAPSFTHKYAYRGLVPMEKAIEAIGEELASNSCMHMGPNNHMLTFPVNQGKTLNIVAFHTTPDEWTDYPRLTRSGTRDEALRDFAGYGPNVTNLLKLTDPELAVWAIYDLGDNPVPTFYKGRVGIAGDAAHATSPHHGAGAGFCIEDSAVLATLLSDERVTTAKDLEAVLVTFDTVRRERSQWLVQSSRFIGDAYEWRAPGVERDVEGIEREINRRNGIIANVDMEEMCGESVRVLGEKLRESHL, encoded by the exons ATGGGTGCAGCTAAGCCCTTCCACGTCGCCATCATCGGCGGCGGCATCGCAGGAATCACCCTCGCCATAGCCCTGCACCACCGCAACATCCCGCTCACAATCTACGAGCAAGCACCTGCCTTCGGCGAAGTCGGTGCAGGAGTCTCCTTCTCGCCCAACGCCGTGCAGGCCATGAAAGTATGCCACGACGGCATCCACAAAGCCTTTGAGAAAGTGTGCACGCGCAATCTGTGGCCCAGCAAGCAGGACGTGTGGTTTGATTACCTGGACGGGTCCAATTCCGCGGAGCAAGAGCCGGGGAAGGGGCAGGAGATCAAGTTTACGATTCGGAATGGGTTGGGGCAGAATGGGGTACATCGGGCGCATTTTCTGGATGAGATGGTTAGGTTGATTCCGGAGGGGATTGCGAGGTTTAATAAGCATCTTGAGAGTGtgggggagggggagagtGGGCGGTTGGCGATGCGGTTTAGTGATGGGAGCGTTGAGGAGGCGGATGTGGTCATTGGGTGCGACGGGATTAAGTCCAAGGTGCGCGGGTTGAGTGTGGGTGAAAGCCATCCGTCTGCGGCGCCGTCGTTTACGCACAAGTATGCGTATCGGGGGTTGGTGCCAATGGAGAAGGCGATTGAGGCGATTGGGGAGGAGTTGGCGTCGAATTCGTGCATGCAC ATGGGCCCGAATAACCACATGTTGACGTTCCCCGTGAATCAAGGAAAAACGTTGAACATCGTGGCTTTCCATACTACGCCAGACGAGTGGACGGATTATCCGCGCCTGACTCGCTCGGGTACTCGGGATGAAGCATTGCGCGACTTTGCAGGTTACGGGCCGAACGTGACAAATTTGCTGAAACTGACCGATCCGGAGTTGGCTGTG TGGGCAATCTATGACCTAGGCGACAACCCGGTGCCAACATTCTACAAAGGCCGCGTCGGAATCGCCGGGGACGCAGCTCATGCAACGTCCCCTCACCACGGAGCAGGCGCCGGGTTCTGCATCGAGGACAGTGCGGTGCTAGCGACCCTGCTGTCAGATGAACGGGTCACAACGGCCAAGGATTTAGAAGCTGTGTTGGTGACATTTGACACCGTGCGTCGCGAGCGCAGTCAGTGGTTGGTGCAGAGTAGTCGGTTTATCGGCGATGCGTATGAATGGCGGGCACCCGGAGTTGAGAGGGATGTGGAGGGGATCGAGAGGGAGATTAACCGACGGAACGGCATTATTGCCAATGTAGATATGGAGGAGATGTGTGGAGAGAGTGTGAGGGTGTTGGGGGAGAAATTGAGGGAGTCGCATTTGTAG
- the rfeD gene encoding putative transcription factor RfeD (COG:S;~EggNog:ENOG410PI97): MPPRSSLSSFSVTDASNEVVCPLKNNDGSNCRKRCLGEKRFRSMQEHIRRAHPSHYIPKLPATEESFLLMVNQDKIQVDSPPDEPHPAAATAAVALAQLHHHRLASDWEEDTRSVELPPLRDHFKHEDSLPPFSPPRPRKDFLLPSILSHSPPPRSSTLPPIHRKDRLPRPRKSSITQNARKPKHDRPRRPSLGERKALSAEPQTAAWAQGKRWEDLIEAATSATEADDDRSSEHGPSPTIPPLIANITSAPLDQPHRSSLPPAFHPPHRSLPPPYAASPLHKSLTPPPQMHRGRDSDLEPFPSIESSLDSASSASGKNFPVSRNLAPSALSDSSPVYNMYPSSMHARQHHRFSNPTPASLRSREINIYCASCQRPWALDDCYACTECICGVCRDCVGMFLTSPANMFRNITSSPGSGPTNGMFQGPGPGPGPTSHPSPGPRGCPRCRTVGSKWKAFQLEFR, from the exons ATGCCTCCCCGGagctccctctcctccttttCGGTCACAGACGCCTCAAACGAGGTCGTCTGTCCTCTGAAGAATAACGACGGCTCCAATTGTCGCAAGCGATGTTTGGGA GAAAAACGCTTTCGCTCGATGCAGGAGCATATCCGGCGCGCTCATCCCAGTCACTACATTCCTAAGCTGCCGGCTACCGAGGAGAGCTTTCTTCTCATGGTGAACCAGG ACAAAATCCAAGTCGACTCTCCCCCCGACGAACCTCAccccgccgccgccaccgcCGCTGTCGCACTGGCTCAATTGCACCATCATCGCCTTGCCTCCGACTGGGAGGAG GACACTCGCTCCGTGGAACTCCCGCCTCTGCGCGACCATTTCAAGCACGAGGACTCGCTCCCTCCCTTCTCTCCCCCGCGCCCGAGGAAGGATTTCCTGCTCCCCTCCATTCTGTCCCATTCGCCCCCGCCGCGCTCCTCCACGCTGCCCCCGATCCACCGCAAAGACCGGCTCCCCAGACCGCGCAAGTCGTCCATCACGCAGAATGCTCGCAAACCCAAACACGATCGGCCCCGTCGTCCCAGTCTCGGTGAACGCAAGGCCTTGTCTGCGGAACCGCAAACCGCCGCCTGGGCCCAAGGTAAGCGCTGGGAAGATCTGATTGAAGCTGCTACGTCCGCTACAGAGGCCGATGATGACCGTTCTTCAGAG CACGGCCCGTCGCCTACGATCCCTCCGCTTATCGCCAATATCACCTCGGCCCCGTTGGACCAGCCGCATCGCTCCTCGCTCCCTCCCGCCTTCCATCCCCCGCATCGCTCGCTCCCACCGCCGTACGCTGCGTCGCCCCTACACAAGTCGCTGACCCCGCCACCGCAAATGCACCGCGGTCGCGACTCGGATCTAGAGCCCTTTCCATCCATCGAATCCTCGCTCGATTCGGCCTCGAGCGCCTCAGGCAAGAACTTCCCGGTCTCTCGTAATCTAGCCCCGTCCGCGCTATCAGACTCCAGCCCGGTTTACAACATGTACCCCTCATCCATGCACGCGCGACAACACCACCGCTTCTCGAACCCCACGCCAGCGTCGCTCCGGAGCAGAGAAATCAACATCTACTGCGCTAGCTGCCAGCGCCCCTGGGCGTTGGACGACTGCTACGCCTGTACCGAATGCATCTGCGGTGTCTGTCGCGACTGCGTCGGGATGTTCCTCACCAGCCCGGCCAACATGTTCCGGAACATAACATCGAGTCCTGGCAGCGGTCCCACGAACGGCATGTTCCAGGGCCCGGGTCCCGGTCCCGGTCCGACTAGTCACCCTAGTCCTGGTCCGAGGGGGTGTCCGCGATGCCGCACGGTCGGGAGTAAATGGAAGGCATTTCAGCTTGAGTTCCGTTGA
- a CDS encoding uncharacterized protein (COG:G;~EggNog:ENOG410PX4U;~InterPro:IPR015943,IPR011045,IPR019405;~PFAM:PF10282;~SECRETED:SignalP(1-22);~go_function: GO:0005515 - protein binding [Evidence IEA]), translating to MHTLSLLLAATAAAASTKTLYATHYNGTVYTLSLNLDDKNPDHALSISSGKDTCGEMPSWLTVDRSTGVLYCSDESGNLTVPGSLTALSTASQGTVEEIVEVEDVGAGVNSVFYGGESGAAYLAVAHYGASSLTTFPLPLTPNTTPLQTLSYNLTNRPAPKPQQDASHPHQVLLDPTGKYLISPDLGMDLIHVYAVDASSGWLAECKGVEFPAGSGPRHGFFTSEGEQTRLYTVSELGGELTVFHVSYPAYGCPAFHKVQSTIPYPNGMLPSGATPAGIQIRGKDVYVSLRSDQSYPGIESDSIATSFINDDGTATFHSLTPSYGKVPRTLVVNDAGDLVAIGNQASASVVVVRRLETGELGEVVGRVLVGETGTVGTAEGLSSVVWG from the exons ATGCATACTCTatccctcctcctcgccgcaacagcagcagcagcatcaacAAAGACCCTCTACGCAACACACTACAATGGTACCGTGTACACCCTCTCGCTCAATCTCGACGACAAGAACCCCGACCATGCGCTCAGCATATCCTCCGGAAAGGATACATGCGGTGAAATGCCcagttggctcactgttGACCGCTCAACCGGTGTGCTCTACTGCTCCGACGAGAGCGGGAACTTGACGGTTCCGGGCTCACTTACCGCATTGTCCACTGCATCGCAAGGCACAGTGGAAGAAATAGTAGAAGTAGAGGACGTCGGCGCGGGCGTGAACAGTGTTTTTTACGGTGGTGAGAGCGGCGCCGCGTATCTCGCTGTTGCGCATTA CGGCGCATCCTCCCTGACAAccttccccctccccctAACCCCCAACACAACCCCCCTCCAAACCCTCTCCTACAACCTAACCAACCGCCCCGCGCCCAAACCCCAACAAGACGCCTCCCACCCGCACCAAGTGCTCCTCGACCCAACCGGGAAGTACCTGATCTCCCCAGATCTGGGCATGGATCTTATCCACGTGTACGCCGTGGATGCGTCGTCCGGGTGGCTGGCCGAGTGCAAGGGCGTGGAGTTTCCCGCGGGGAGTGGACCGAGACACGGCTTCTTTACTTCGGAGGGCGAGCAGACGAGGCTGTACACGGTTAGCGAGTTAGGTGGCGAACTTACCGTTTTCCACGTGAGCTATCCGGCGTATGGGTGTCCGGCTTTTCACAAGGTTCAGTCGACGATTCCTTATCCGAATGGTATGCTGCCTTCTGGCGCGACGCCGGCTGGGATACAGATCAGGGGGAAGGATGTCTACGTCTCGCTGCGCAGTGACCAGTCGTACCCGGGTATTGAATCCGATTCTATCGCTACTTCGTTCATCAACGATGACGGCACAGCGACGTTTCACAGTCTGACTCCTTCGTATGGTAAGGTACCAAGGACGTTGGTTGTTAATGACGCCGGAGACCTCGTGGCGATTGGAAACCAGGCGAGCGCTagtgtggttgttgtgaggAGGTTGGAAACTGGGGAATTGGGAGAGGTTGTTGGACGGGTGCTTGTTGGGGAGACGGGGACTGTTGGGACTGCGGAGGGGTTAAGCAGTGTTGTTTGGGGGTGA
- a CDS encoding type 1 glutamine amidotransferase (COG:F;~EggNog:ENOG410PNJY;~InterPro:IPR029062) has protein sequence MHIAILDADIPVPSVYASRGLYSTQFRTLLQAAASRLTTTTTNAVPEINTSSYDVVGGVLPALNRLRTAPLAQENGTKNECEDVIDGILITGSSYSACDKHTKPWIAGLEKYIQTVFEKFPEVKIFGSCFGHQIIAQALLSPSLLENDGAGFHVEQCPYGYEVGIVPITLDSTFNEAFPHIAKNLKKREFRLQLVHGDRVVPIPTNTPTPDPKPEQITLPSPWLNLGYTSKCPVQGLYHPGRVLTFQGHFEFDSFVNRETCIEFGRRFGWKEDDIDGFVKGIDVAVAREGGDGDDDDSRIAAEGVVLFFAGLS, from the coding sequence atgCACATCGCAATCCTCGACGCCGACATCCCCGTTCCCAGTGTCTATGCTTCCCGCGGCCTCTACAGCACCCAATTCCGCACTCTCCTTCAAGCCGCTGCCTCCCGCCTCACCACGACAACCACAAACGCAGTCCCGGAGATAAACACATCCTCCTACGATGTCGTCGGCGGTGTCCTCCCTGCATTGAACCGATTGCGCACTGCCCCTCTTGCCCAAGAAAATGGAACCAAGAACGAGTGCGAAGATGTCATCGACGGAATCCTGATAACAGGCTCCTCGTACTCCGCATGCGATAAACACACGAAGCCCTGGATAGCAGGGCTGGAGAAGTACATACAAACAGTGTTTGAGAAATTTCCCGAGGTTAAAATCTTCGGATCGTGCTTTGGTCATCAGATTATTGCGCAGGCTTTACTCTCTCCTTCATTGCTAGAGAATGATGGTGCGGGATTCCACGTCGAGCAGTGTCCGTACGGGTATGAAGTCGGGATCGTACCGATAACGCTGGATAGCACGTTCAACGAGGCTTTTCCTCATATCGCCAAGAATCTGAAAAAACGGGAGTTCAGATTACAACTCGTCCACGGAGATCGCGTCGTTCCTATCCCCACCAACACACCAACTCCAGACCCCAAGCCTGAACAAATAACCCTTCCATCGCCATGGCTCAACCTCGGGTATACGTCTAAATGCCCCGTCCAGGGACTCTACCACCCCGGCCGGGTATTGACCTTCCAGGGACACTTTGAATTCGACAGTTTCGTGAACCGGGAGACGTGCATCGAGTTTGGGAGACGGTTTGGCTGGAAGGAGGATGATATTGATGGGTTTGTGAAGGGCATtgatgttgctgttgctagggagggaggggatggggatgatgatgattcgaGGATTGCGGCGGAGGGGGTGGTGTTGTTTTTTGCTGGGTTGAGTTAG
- a CDS encoding TauD/TfdA family dioxygenase (COG:I;~EggNog:ENOG410PK9F;~InterPro:IPR042098,IPR003819;~PFAM:PF02668;~go_function: GO:0016491 - oxidoreductase activity [Evidence IEA];~go_process: GO:0055114 - oxidation-reduction process [Evidence IEA]), producing the protein MAPALTESLPTAPHQLNSNVSRDIFPDGLKTTGQHPPLYNHIREFKQFPKEITGRTVWQAEEYRGQPEKWTHAFNAEEIEELSTAADNFLKAKIPLTGISKKNFPLPNLSKDLEALREDLLNGKGFILFKGFPVEKWGNHKSAVAYMGLGTYLGYFVSQNSRGHVLGHVKDLGEDSTQIDKVRIYRTNARQYFHADDSDIVGLLCIAKALEGGESDIVSSHTVYNVLAKERPDVLQTLTAPIWYFDRKGETSAGQEEYIRTSVIYLERGENARVYTKWDPYYVRSLTRFSDAGIIPPLSPAQLEAIEVLEKTCQRFALHMVLDVGDIQFVSNSHVLHSRTEYKDYPPPAPRRHLMRLWLATPEEEGGWKLPFWDSNEKKRGGIQVDDQAPVAPLDAE; encoded by the exons ATGGCTCCCGCTTTAACAGAGTCTCTTCCCACGGCACCGCACCAACTCAACAGCAATGTGTCGCGGGATATCTTCCCCGATGGTCTGAAGACCACCGGCCAGCACCCCCCGCTGTATAACCACATTCGGGAATTCAAGCAGTTCCCTAAGGAAATTACAGGGAGGACTGTGTGGCAGGCTGAGGAGTACCGTGGACAGCCCGAGAAGTGGACACATGCTTTCAACGCtgaggagattgaggagcTCAGCACGGCGGCTGATAACTTTCTCAAGGCTAAGATTCCTTTGACTGGTATCTCCAAG AAAAACTTCCCCCTCCCCAACCTCTCCAAAGACCTCGAAGCCCTCCGCGAGGACCTCCTCAACGGCAAAggcttcatcctcttcaaagGCTTCCCCGTCGAGAAATGGGGCAACCACAAGTCCGCCGTCGCCTACATGGGTCTCGGCACCTACCTGGGCTACTTTGTCTCCCAGAACAGCCGCGGTCATGTCCTCGGCCATGTGAAGGACCTGGGCGAAGACTCAACGCAGATCGACAAGGTTCGGATCTACCGTACAAATGCCCGGCAGTACTTCCACGCCGATGACTCGGATATCGTGGGTCTGTTGTGCATTGCCAAGGCGCTTGAGGGTGGGGAGTCGGATATTGTGTCTTCGCATACTGTGTACAACGTACTTGCCAAGGAGAGGCCGGACGTGTTGCAGACATTGACGGCGCCGATTTGGTATTTTGATCGGAAGGGGGAGACGAGCGCTGGGCAGGAGGAGTATATTCGGACTTCTGTGATTTACCTTGAGCGCGGGGAGAATGCCCGTGTTTACACCAA ATGGGACCCCTACTACGTCCGCTCTCTCACCCGTTTCTCCGACGCAGGCATCATCCCCCCTCTCTCCCCCGCCCAACTCGAGGCCATCGAAGTCCTCGAAAAGACCTGCCAACGTTTCGCCCTGCATATGGTCCTCGACGTCGGCGACATCCAGTTTGTCTCCAACTCGCACGTCCTGCACTCGCGCACGGAATACAAAGACTACCCGCCACCGGCTCCCAGACGTCACCTCATGCGTCTGTGGCTTGCCACACCCGAGGAAGAGGGTGGCTGGAAGTTGCCGTTCTGGGatagtaatgagaagaagaggggtgGGATTCAGGTGGATGATCAGGCGCCTGTTGCGCCGTTGGATGCGGAGTAA